Sequence from the Lacerta agilis isolate rLacAgi1 chromosome 6, rLacAgi1.pri, whole genome shotgun sequence genome:
GATTGTGAAAATATTGCTTAACAGGAAGTAGAATAGTTGGATGCCATCCTAGAGTGACTGTTTTGAGTAATTTCTTTTACATACAGGCAGCAATCATTTTGTGTGTTTCCACTTGACACACGACTGCTGGTGTGTGGGTCCTTTTGGccccagaagagggcagaacccacatgcaaaatggttgctgcctgtaacTGACAAATGGAAAATTGgaagtcctttttatttctctcccctcGCCCTTTTTTCCCCTTGGGTGTCCTCCTAGTCATTGGGCTCCAAGGATTACGCACACCTGAAATGGATGGTTGGCtggtgagaggcagggagggaaagatctcccagggtgggaagctgggagaaaaaggaaagctgGTAGGGTTAAGAGCTACTTTTGAGGGacactgcattttcttttctcttcctctcttttctttctctttttgttttgtgtagaataataataatagtagtagtaattttattatttctaccctgcccatctggctaggtttccccagccactctgggtggcttacagcatatataaaacataataaaatattaaacagtaaaaacttcctgatacaggactCTTTCATCTTACTGTATTtgtggatttaagccaggatctagcCACGtcttgtgccccgactgggccaggctagaagactggaacaccttcagctcaatccGGATAATTGGACTCACAACGGTGTGTTATGAGCACCTGCACTAACTCCAGAGGTTCAATAAATGCTGTGGCTACATTAACTTGAAAcggttcttctttatttctacaagctacaatatatatacagattatacagcctgtgtggctaagttccttccacacatcttatctacagtagagatagaatagaatagactagactagacaagagaagttaaatagggagatcaaagactcagttccctcccccttctctctgaccACAAGTCATAGAATTCTaacaaagggaggggtgaaatgctaacagTATTATGACAAAGCTTCAGTCAAACCTTGAGCCTGGCTCAATAGCATATAGGCACCCAGTGCAATTCCTTCCACAATAGTGGCGCATGTTGACGATGCGTCACCCCACAAAGCAATtccctgctgcattttgcactagctgcagcttctgaactggCCATAAGGGCAGCCCAACATAGAGCGCCATGGCAGTAGTCTAGTCTTAGAAGTTACCAAGGCATGCACCTCTGTGGCCAAGTTGTCCCAGTCCTGGAAAGAACGAGCCTCTGCAGGCCTGTGGGCCTCCAGCACTCCCAGACTCCATCTGTAGCTCTCAgggggttcacagcataaaaatacaagataaaaacacaaaacacacaataaaaaagaacaagaacaaaacaaagcgATAGAAAaggccctccccactcccagaaaCGTATTTAAGAGGATATAGGGTgttgtaagggacgcgggtggcgctgtgggttaaaccacagagcccagggattgtcgatcagaaggtcggcagttcagacggggtgagctcccgttgctcggtcccagctcctgcccacctagcagtttgaaagcacgtcaaagtgcaggtagataaataggaaccgctccggcaagaaggtaaacggcgtttccgtgcgctgctccggtttgccagaagcggctttgtcatgctggccacatgacccggaagctgtacgccagctccctcggccagtaacgagagatgagcgccgcaaccccagagtcggacacgactggacctaatggtcaggggtcccctttaccttagGATGTtgtaagccaaaggcctggttgaagaggaatgtgcctaaaggtgtatcaCGAAGGTGCCGGGCACCTCCCGATAACATGAACCCGCAAAACAGATCAGAATACAGTTTCAAGAAACTTTCCACCTTCCCCCAACCAAACTGACCAAGAACTTGCACAGCTGATTCCTATGTTGCAGAAAAACAGAGTTCCGTGCCCTCAGCATGCTGAGAACCCCCTGCCCAAGTCCAAAGCCCATGGTTTCCTATAGATATGGAAGAGTCCTGGGAACAACTGGCTTGGTGTGCTATTTCAGGGTGTGCAAGCCTGCTTGGAGCTGATGGTGATCTTGAGTACCATGATCTGTTGTACAGAAgtattctttcctttcttttggagGGTCATGGCATCCTTTACTCGGCCCCAAACCCGTGCACTCAGGGCTATGGTTTCATCATAGCCTGCCCCTGTGGCGAACGCTGCATGGTCTTTTTGTGTCCGAATATCTCCTGGAGACTCAGTTCCTTTTCCCAGGCAGGAGCGTTCTTGTGGCGAATGTAGCGGGCTTTCCTAGCTTCCGCATAAGACTTTAGGAAATCTGGCCTGGCATACATGGTCCTGAGACGTCCATCTGCTGCATAGGCCTCTGGATCCACGATCAGCCTCTCATGCCCAAGGGAAGGCCTTGGCTTCCCTGGGAGAGTCACGAGGTGTGGGGTGGCGGTGCCTTTGGCTCCAGCAGCTCTGGTCTCTTTCTGGGCAGGCCCTTGGCCCTCTTTTCCAtctgcttcctctccctccccagccTCTGGTGAGATGCACAGCTGCTTGGCGATGGAGTCCTTTAGGGTGGCTATGTCCCTGTCAGCAATGGTGTTTTGCTCTTTGACATTcaaggggggcaggtgccccttTCTGTCCTCTTCATTTCCTGCGCCATCACCATCAGGCTTCTGTAGGTACAAGGAAGGCTGGCTTGTCCCTGGAAAGCCTCCTGCGTTGGGCAGTGTTTTCCTCTTGGATCtagaagagaagagggagagtCACAGAGCTTGCAGAAGCAGGATTGTTTCACCTCAGTTCCTCACTGCAACCACCTCAGTGGCCTAGAAGTCCATGTGCTTCTGAGGACAAAGGGCAGCCTCTAATTGGCAGGGTCTAACGCTAAATCGGAGAGTCTCCCCATATCTTTTTTGAAGTGGAAAGAGGGAATGTGTTTGCAAACATGTATCAGGCAAGTACCCTCATGAGTGCCAAGATTTGGCTGCTGCACCTTGTTCAGTGTTAATAGTTTGCTGTGACAATGTGGAGTAGGCATGAGGCAAAGTTTGCACAGTGGCTCTCCCTCCACCCTCCATTTAAACTTCCAGTTGAGGTTTGGTAGGCTTtgttctgtctccacagtcagagatAGTTCAGGTGCTAGTCAGTGAACTACTTGTGCTCACACAAGGATTGTTGCTAGCACAACCGGAGGACTTTCCCCACTCTGCACATATCCTGCACTGTtaccaaatctgttccagagatTCAGAACAGATTCAGGGGGTACacatgggaggagaggaggagaaccagagccagcccaatacattttcctGCCTGAGGCAAACCAGAAAATGGCAACCCctgggaatcctgggaattgtagtttgttcagTGTGCATGGATAGCAAATATCAGGCTCAGGGACCAGATGCAGCCCTCCTGCTTGGGGCTCAAGCCACCCCTTCTCCAGTCCTGCTTTGCGCCCTTCATAAGCGTTTTTGACTGATGCACCCCTCCAAAAACATGCCTCCTCTT
This genomic interval carries:
- the CCDC190 gene encoding coiled-coil domain-containing protein 190 is translated as MAAGETSRRWEAERQDVKRAKARLIRGLQHLEEARLSYLDSMMKEQRRLEQELMRMQKSRSKQQLSVGPGRRSIKPALPLLSPQAAQDYSRFQGAAQRSKRKTLPNAGGFPGTSQPSLYLQKPDGDGAGNEEDRKGHLPPLNVKEQNTIADRDIATLKDSIAKQLCISPEAGEGEEADGKEGQGPAQKETRAAGAKGTATPHLVTLPGKPRPSLGHERLIVDPEAYAADGRLRTMYARPDFLKSYAEARKARYIRHKNAPAWEKELSLQEIFGHKKTMQRSPQGQAMMKP